ACCACTGCAGCCATATGTACCATAAGATCTGGAGCAGTCCACCAGGTTTTGCTCACTTAAGGATATAAGCTGACCTGTCCTCTTGTATAGTTGTCCCTCTATAGCTCCTGTTGTGCTGAAGGCCCAGCATGAGCCACAGTAACCCTGAgaagaacatttaaacatagATTGGAAGGTGTTAGTGATTCCGTTTATttcaaaccaacaaaaatgaaTTTAGGAGTGTCTTACCTGATCTTTCACCTCAGTGACATAACCCAAGTTCCTGTAGTCGATAAACCAAGAGTCAAACTTCCTAGCATTGTCACGCAACCTTCGGGCTGAGACGGCCTTCCCTCTCTTCACGTACTGTGCGTTTATCAGGGCACCTTGCAAAACTTGGTATTCTTGTGTTGTCTACATATGGAGAGCATAAAgcaggtttttttccccaataatTAATGTTACTTATATCTGTGATgatattttaagaaaatgtaaacaGAGTTATTCCTTATTTAAGAAGCTAAACCTTTATACACAACTTACCAGGTCTCCATATTTGTTCATGGCCATAGTAAATGGCCTCATGCCCATTAAAAACCCCTGATTATTGTCTTCAATTAGTCGCTTGTTGTCCTCCCAGATGACCTTCCTTTCAATCTCCTcctacacaataacacaaaatcaaagaaaaaattCACATGAATCAGGACACATGTGCACTTACACTTGGTACTTGCATTTGAGACTTGTCTCACCCTTTTATCATAAGCTACGCTATGACTGTCTTTCCAGATATCCCACTCAGTCAGTATCGCCTCATCTGAGTCTGATGCAACGTGCTGCGGGCCacacagcaggagagagagcagcatgGCTCTCAGCAGGAAGCCGGCCTTCTGAACTACAAGTATGTACAAGTACAAGAACATCACAGTATAGTCACACCTTTTGACCAAGCAACAAGTTGAAACATTGAGAAAAAAGGCAATTTTTACAGTTTGGTTGAGCTGAACATAACAGAGAAGAAGCTCC
The Scomber scombrus chromosome 8, fScoSco1.1, whole genome shotgun sequence DNA segment above includes these coding regions:
- the cts12 gene encoding procathepsin L, with the protein product MGTTQTHIHTVQKAGFLLRAMLLSLLLCGPQHVASDSDEAILTEWDIWKDSHSVAYDKREEIERKVIWEDNKRLIEDNNQGFLMGMRPFTMAMNKYGDLTTQEYQVLQGALINAQYVKRGKAVSARRLRDNARKFDSWFIDYRNLGYVTEVKDQGYCGSCWAFSTTGAIEGQLYKRTGQLISLSEQNLVDCSRSYGTYGCSGAWMANAYDYVVNNGLQSTRTYPYTSLDNQPCFFNSRLSVAHIKDYRFIPKGDEQALADAVASIGPITVAIDANHASFLFYSSGIYDEPDCNPNNLSHAVLLVGYGSEGGQDYWIIKNSWGTSWGEGGFMRMVRDGTNTCGIASYALYPIL